The segment GGTGCTCTGTCATGTACATTAATAAAATCTTATCAGAACTACCCATAACAGACagataacaaataaaaattgcaGTACCCAACACAAACTAGGTTAAGCTCAAAGTGCTCAGAACTACTATATCTGCAATCTATTAAGCATTAGAAATTGAAACCATGAGAATGATAGTGCTTATGACAACCTGTTAAGGAGTTCCACGAGACACGAGAAATAGCGAACAAATTAGCTCTGACtattaaattgaaatgacaCAGAAAGTTCTCATTGTAATTTTTCATCCccagaaataaaatcttcaTACCTGGAAGTATTTTCCTTGTTTTGTGTATCAGCCCATAAACTCCCTTGCATAGCCCGTGTAACTTTCGACCAATGTAAGGGCTTCAATGAAGCTTTTTTTGGAGGAATTGAAGTGCCTCCTGTACCTCGCCCTTTCCCTAGAGCAGTTGAACCTACAGAGGCTCTTACACGTCCGGTAGATGGAGGTGGTGGCGCTGGCACACTAAGGCCCTTTCCACCAGGCGGGGGAGGTGGAGTGGGTGTCAAACCCCGCCTAGGGGGTGGTGGAGCATTAGGAGCCTTTGGTGCTGGTGGAGGTGCTGGTGGAGTGGAACCTTGCCTAGGAACTCCCAAAGGAGGTGGAGGAGGTGCAGGTGGCCTTGTAGAATTGTTTGACGGTGGAGGTGGTGGCGGTGGAGGTGCCAACGGAGTAGGCCTATTTGATGAAGAAGGCGGAGGTAGAGGCGGTGGTGGTGGAGGTGCCAACGGAGTTGGCCTATTTGACGTAGAGGATGGAGGTGGAGGCGGTGGCGGTGGAGGTGCCAACGGAGTTGGCCTATTTGACGTAGAGGAtggaggtggaggtggaggtggtGGAGGTGGAGGTGCCAACGAAGTTGGCCTTTTTGACGTAGAAGACGGAGGTGGAGGCGGTGGCGGTGGAGGTGCCAACAGAGTTGGCCTATTTGAAGTAGAGGACGGaggtggaggtggaggtggaggtggaggGCCTTTGGAAAGGGCTGAAGGGGTAAGCGGGGGAGGTGGGGGAGGCGGGGAAGTTACACAAAGCAAGGGTGAACACTTAGATGACATGAAagggggagggggagggggTGGAGCTGGAGCTGATAAATTACAGTTAGATGGACCccgaggaggaggaggaggaggtggAGGTGGAGGCGGAGGCAAGGCACTTCTAGAAGTAGAAAATGTAGGGACAGGAGGTGGATGTGGAGGAGCAGAAGAGCATAAAAAGCTCTTATTAGGAAGTGGTGGAGGTGGTGGAGGTGGCGGAGGTCCTCTAGAAAAGCTATCAGGGGAAGTTGAAGAAGTAGGTTGTATTGGCGGTGAATGTTCTCTATGGCTACCAATTgaaggtggtggtggtggtggaggtggaggtggaggTGATCTATTAGAACTTGCAAGTGGTGGAAGCGGAGGAGTACGTGGGACAGAAGAAGGGACACCAATTATAGGAGGAGGTGGAGGTGGTGGAGGAGGTGGAGGAGGTAATGAGACCTCCTTGCTAGGAGAACCAAACAGAGAGGGTGGTGAAGGGGGAGATGGAGCTGATGATTGAGTAACTTTTATACTAGAAATCACAGAGGCAGGTGACGGAGGTGGTGAAGGTAGCGGAGAAGAAGAGGAAGTCCTTGTATCGCAAATTTGAACTCCCTTTAAACGTTCAGGAGAAATGGCAGTATCCAATTGACAGTTACTTTCAGAAAGAGACTGAACAGGACCAAGATCTGACTTTGAAAGCTTCATTTGACCCTCAGAAATCTTGGGATCAGAAGTTCCATCAGAAGCTGAATCCTGTTCATCTAAAAAGTTGACATCTGTTGTATTAGCATAACTAATACTACTAGCTTTCTCTGAGTCCAGAAAATCCAAACTGTCGGCAATGCTCGatgcattattttcttcttcagaaTCAAATGGGGATGAATACCCACTCATCCTACTTTGCAAAATTGacaaatctttcatatcattcagcACCGATAGCTGTTTAAACAACCACAAAGCAGCATCATCACCAGTATCAACCCAATCAGCACCACTAAAAAGTTCTTGTACCCTTGAAAAGGCTTCAATAGGAAGTCCACCAGTCTCCTCACCATTGAGAGCTGCAGTGGGAGCTTTTAGTGGAGATATGCTCTCAACATCACCAAATAAAACCTACAAAGCAGAAAGTACAAGTTAGAGGAGAAATATGACGAGCAAAGGTGATCCAATAAAACAAAACTAATCAGACAGTTTGTAAGAAAGTATTCACCTCAGCTCGAAAGCCTTTTGGATAGCGTGCCTTTGAATCCCATAGAATATCCAGGTTATCGCAGTTTAACATCAAAATGTTAGAGCGAATAAAAGCAGTGTTAAACACAATACGGAACATCATGACTTCCCTTTCAGGATCCAGGTCTAAGTGGACACACTCCAAAACTACATCTCCTTGCACCAAACACTGAATATCAATCTTGATGACATCACTGTCCTTCTGCAAAACAATAACAATCATGTTGCCACACAGAAGAATTGAAGAAGACAACAAACAAGATGCAGTGATAGCAATTTTTCACCTGGCGATAATGTCGAAGGCCTCTACCTTTCTTCGGCATGGAGTACAACATATGAGTTGACAATCCATCCTTGCTGAGAAGGTTCCTTCCAAAAATGCGCACAATTGGCCTACACCCTTTTTGATTGTCAAATCTTGGAATGGCACGAAGAATGAGGCAATCCAGAGAAAGAGCTTGTTCAGGAGGAGGCCACTCGGGAGATATATTTcttcttgatatatattgcaGGTAACGAAGCTGAGAAGGGAATGGGTTCAAAGGTGACAACAATTGCGATAAACCTTTAGGTGCCTCACGATAAACCATCTCGAGAGTTTTTCTCTCTCCGCTTTGTAACTTTCTGAAAACCAAGAAACTGGCCAAAATGAAGGCTAGAAGGGGCCAACCACCTCTCTCACAGTGTAACAAAATTACATTGTTATGATTTTGAAGAGAGAGCCAACTCTCACAGATACATAGAAAATGATGTATCAATGACAATGGCAGTACAGGACAGCCCTCATATTGCCTTGGGTAATCCATTACAGTCACATCATACTCGCATAAAATCTCAGCAAACTGGCTCCTTTTCTCGCCTTCTCTGAAATTGAAAGCAAGAAAGGAGGAATCTGGAAATTCTTCATGTAGTTCATTTATGATTTCGTGCAAGTAAAGCTGATAAATTCCCTCATGCAGTACTTCAGTCGAAAAACAAGAATCAAAAACTGCAGATATTCAACATAAGATAAAAAGATGTTGAGAAAACTACAATGCACTTCCAATGTACAATAAAAAACACATTATAAAGTCAAAGCTAGTTCCTTTACCATatactctatcatcaagttccAGCAACCCATCTGGGGGCCTTCTATAGAAAAATCTACTCAACAGCGACATAATACTGAGCCAATATATCACCTAAATTTACCTGACATCAAAGAAATTCAAacccattttcattcatttggTGTCAACAATATCAAAAGGGTCAGAGAATCAGCTCGtacaaattcaagaaaatgtgAAATTCATAAGAAGAACTCAAAATTAATCTCAAATTCAGAATACCCACAAAGCTAAAAAGGGATTGAACTATATTTCAAGCGAAAAGATTGGAACTTGACACCAAATAAACTACAACTAAGActgaaaaacacataaaactcacatagaaaatatatgcataaaacaccaaaaaaggaaatctttGAACTGAAGCAAACCGACAGAAGCCGTTGAGGAAGGATTCGAGATGTGAGGTGAAGAACCGACAGTGTTGCCAGTAAAGTTTTCACCTGCGCTTTCCGATTttagtatgaatttttttttttttttctgattacGGATTTGAACTCTTTGGAGTTCAAAATTTTGGGAACGGAAAAAAAGGgggctgattttttttttttaacatatggttgttttcaatttttgaaattacaGAACCAACCCAATACTTGTATGGACAACTTTTAGTTGTGTTTTATTTTCGAAAACTCTAGGAGGAATATCGttcgaaaataatttttattttctactcATAATTAGGGATAAGATTATAGTGTGAAGTATTCAATAATGATAATGTTATATTTGATTGATCATTACtgatttgaataataataaaaatatatataaattaatatgagCTTGCGGTAATACTTAACTTTACTTTCGTTATAATACGAGTTTAATGAGTAGAATTTAACTTTCTTAAAACAATTGAGTGTGATGGCTTAATGGTCAAGATGAATATGTTGTACTAGATGATCATTTCTTTGAATCCCTATTTAAATCAGCTATCCAACATGCACTTTTGAGCTTTCTATGGTGCGCTAATACTTGTATGTCAGcttttttaaagatatatatgaattaatatGTGTATCATGATTTATTCTGAAGTTAACAGGTACGCATGTATTTCATTTATACATGTTAGGTTTGTCTCTAAAATCAAACCTATAAAGTTATATCGGGtatgttattaatattattgtcGTTGTTTgtaatcaatattttaattagaattgttcaaaatcaaattgaaattgATAATTCGAacggaaaaaaaaagttattaatttatcagtattgggttattggtttagcgatttagataagggttttgatttatttttttatcggGTTATCAGTTCTTAACAGTTTGAAGTTTTTTCTCAACGATTTAACTGATAACccgatagtaaattaaataattatatttataccattttatatataaagtcCTTGACTTAAAGTTTGCTTTCCTagttttatttttggttattcAATGTATCTGCTTTTGAGCAAGATGTAACTTGTGAACCGACGTGCATAgtttatttggtttgtcaccttgtttctaagtgatttttaatatatattttttgtgtcaAATCTTAACCGGTAAAACCGATAACCGAATCGATAGCGATAAAAAATCGATAAGCCAATATCTTAATGGTTCTATAACGATTTAGCATCTCTACAAACCAATAACCAAAAAACTAATCAATAAACTTTAAAACCGAACCGAACAGACCGATAGACAGACCTAATTCTAATGGCACATAATCGATTGTGGAATCTATATTAATGCATTGAACTCTAAATTGAAGTATCTTCATTTCTGCTTAAATTACCTCCAAATGAGGTACCAAATGATACCAAAATTTTCAGGCTTGGTTGATGGGCCAAAGTGACCATGTGATCGCCTTTATTGGGCTTTTAGCCCAGTTAAACTTAGGGCCCAATGACCCATATTCTATCAGCAACAAGAAGTATTGTTGGTGACTAGAGAATTTTAGAAtgtaattaaactatttttggccaacaaaaaatataaatgatatacaatattttaaataaaactagaaaaaattaacattattcCTCAATGAGTATGATTGAAAATGCATAGACGAGGCTATATACAAAAATAGAGGAAGATTGGATCGCCTATTTGATTCTGGTTTGGTGTTGAAAATCGTAAATAAATCAAGTTGAAAAAAACGTTGTGACACGTGTTTTACGTATGAGAGCCAAATGATATGGACTTTGATTAATTTTTCAAGATGTATTTTTTCGTCATATTGATATTGAGAAACATTGCAATTTATAGCATTATCAT is part of the Solanum pennellii chromosome 8, SPENNV200 genome and harbors:
- the LOC107028585 gene encoding formin-like protein 14, with protein sequence MSLLSRFFYRRPPDGLLELDDRVYVFDSCFSTEVLHEGIYQLYLHEIINELHEEFPDSSFLAFNFREGEKRSQFAEILCEYDVTVMDYPRQYEGCPVLPLSLIHHFLCICESWLSLQNHNNVILLHCERGGWPLLAFILASFLVFRKLQSGERKTLEMVYREAPKGLSQLLSPLNPFPSQLRYLQYISRRNISPEWPPPEQALSLDCLILRAIPRFDNQKGCRPIVRIFGRNLLSKDGLSTHMLYSMPKKGRGLRHYRQKDSDVIKIDIQCLVQGDVVLECVHLDLDPEREVMMFRIVFNTAFIRSNILMLNCDNLDILWDSKARYPKGFRAEVLFGDVESISPLKAPTAALNGEETGGLPIEAFSRVQELFSGADWVDTGDDAALWLFKQLSVLNDMKDLSILQSRMSGYSSPFDSEEENNASSIADSLDFLDSEKASSISYANTTDVNFLDEQDSASDGTSDPKISEGQMKLSKSDLGPVQSLSESNCQLDTAISPERLKGVQICDTRTSSSSPLPSPPPSPASVISSIKVTQSSAPSPPSPPSLFGSPSKEVSLPPPPPPPPPPPPIIGVPSSVPRTPPLPPLASSNRSPPPPPPPPPPPSIGSHREHSPPIQPTSSTSPDSFSRGPPPPPPPPPLPNKSFLCSSAPPHPPPVPTFSTSRSALPPPPPPPPPPPPRGPSNCNLSAPAPPPPPPPFMSSKCSPLLCVTSPPPPPPPLTPSALSKGPPPPPPPPPPSSTSNRPTLLAPPPPPPPPPSSTSKRPTSLAPPPPPPPPPPPSSTSNRPTPLAPPPPPPPPPSSTSNRPTPLAPPPPPPLPPPSSSNRPTPLAPPPPPPPPSNNSTRPPAPPPPPLGVPRQGSTPPAPPPAPKAPNAPPPPRRGLTPTPPPPPGGKGLSVPAPPPPSTGRVRASVGSTALGKGRGTGGTSIPPKKASLKPLHWSKVTRAMQGSLWADTQNKENTSRAPEIDITELENLFSVASATDGTSKGGGRRGSKINKPEKVQLIDLRRAYNCEIMLTKIKIPLPDMLNAILALDSSALDIDQVENLIKFCPTKEEMETLRNYNGDKAMLGKCEQFFLELMKVPRVESKLRVFSFTITFSNQVKDLRSNLSTINDATREVKESAKLRQIMQTILTLGNALNQGTARGSAVGFKLDSLLKLSDTRARNNKMTLMHYLCKLLAEKMPELLDFDKDLLHLEAASKIQLKSLAEEMQAVSKGLEKVEQELTASDNDGTISSGFQKVLKNFLDTAEAEVKSLTTLYIEVGRSADSLSLYFGEDPARCPFEQVTQILVVFMKMFKKSRDENEQAADAEKKKLEKEALKEQVAASSSGKKGVGDSDRVKLNFLNQLHAV